The sequence GGTGTCGGTTCATGTAATCCCGAGACCCGACGAACAAATCGATATACTGCTAAAACCGGACGACGAAAAAACAACGCCAAAACCCGAAAAACCTATCGAACAACCGGTAAAAGAAAAATCAGATAATCCGGATGCCGTTCACAAACATCTGGAATCGTTAAAACATGAAGCTATAAAAGAACTCGAAAACGAGGAACCGGAAGAGGACGATTTTTTCGGAAACGGAGATATAACCGAAGTGCCGCCCTTGGAAGAATTGTCGAAATTAAACGTGCACAAACTGAGAAGATTGGCTCGCGCTTTCCCTAATTTCCCGATAAAAGGAAGGGAAATTTCGAAAGCCAACAGAGAAACTTTAATCGAGTTGTTCAACACTCTCAGAGGTTAATTGAGACTCCAAATTTATTTATGAAAAAAGGCTTTTGATAAAGCCTTTTTTTATATTTAAACCATGAAGAACAAACTTTTACCGATTATCTCCGTAGTTATAATTTCAATTGTGCTATGGGGTTCAATCGCCCTTTCGGAAGATTATATCTGCGGCATCAACGCTCCCGTTGAACTTTCGGACCTTCCGCAACAATATGCCCCGTTTTTTTTGTCGGGCGAGTCCGTTTATGTTCGCTTAAAAGGCAAAGGGTGGGAATTGGCAAAAATTTGTATGGGCGGAGAACATAAATTTTATGTTTCGTCTCCGCAAAGCAAAGGCAGACATACGATGAATTTGAAAAACGAATTTGAAAACAATCCCTGGATCGGTTCGTCGGTATCTGTCGTTGAAATAATCCCTTCGGAAATAAAATTGAGGATTGAAGACAGGGTAACTAAAAAAGCGCCCGTAGAGAAAAATTTCAAAATAAGCTTCGCGCAAGGATTCGGGCTGGCGTCGGAAGTGGAATTTATTCCTGATTCTGTAGTAGTTTCCGGTCCCGAATCGATTTTGAAGAATGTCGAATCCGTAAAAACCGATACGATAAAATTCGAAAATGTCAACGAATCCCAGGAAGGGGAAGTAGACCTGCTTTTAGTAAACGGCATCGAATACTCGACGGACAGATGCAAATTCAAATTCGACGTTGAAAAAATTATCGTACTCGAATTCAAGGATATTCCGGTAAAGATTTTGAACACGCCGCCGGACAAAGAATTGCTGATATTTCCCGTTAAAATTAATGTTATACTGAGAGGCGGCTTGAATAAACTCGGAAGACTTTCCAAAGAAGATATAAAAGTGTTCGCCGATTACAGAGACGCGCTTGGGGATGATGAAGAAATGCTCGTTCCGCGTATTATCATTCCTAAATATACCGAATTGGTCGGCGCTGTTCCTTCTAAATTAAAATATATCATCAGAGAGAGATAGCTTATGTTCATTACCTTCGAAGGACTTGACTTTTGCGGCAAGTCGACTCAAGTTAAGCTGCTCAAAGAATACCTGGAAAATAAAAACGAAAAAGTCCTGGTTATAAGAGAACCCGGCGGCACCGACATTTCCGAAAGTATCCGTTCTATTCTCCTGGACAAAAAAAACATCGGGATGTGCGACGAAACGGAGTTGTTGCTTTTCTCGGCAAGTCGGGCTCAACTGGTAAAAGAAAAAATTCTTCCCGCTCTCGAAAAAAATATTTGGGTGATTTCGGACAGATTTCACGATTCAACAATTGCCTACCAATCGTACGGCAGAGGCTTGCCCGGAGATTTTGTAGAAAAACTACAAAGTTTTGTAATAGGGCAAGCTGTTCCGGCGCTAACTTTTTTTATCGATTTACCGGTCGAAGAGGTTTTCAGAAGAATGTCGATTGTAAAAAAACACGAGCTCGACAGAATCGAAACCTCGCAAAGAGAATTCTATGAAAACGTAAGAAAAGGTTATCTCCAACTTTCCCAAAAAGAGAAACGATTCAGAAAAATCGACGGCATGTTGACAATCGAAGAAATACACAAAGTAATCATTGAAGAAATCGAAAAGAAGATTCGGGTAGAAGCATGAAAACGAAACGACAATTAATAATTGTTTTGTTAATTGCATTTTTGTTCAGCGGATTTTTCCGCAGCGACAGCGACATCTATTTTAAAATAAACAAAAGCATCGATATATTCGGACGGGTTTATAAAGAGCTATCGTTAAATTACGTAGACCCGATCGATCCCGAAAAGTTAATGCAGTCCGGCATAGAAGGCATGCTCGAATCGCTCGATCCCTACACAAACTTTATAGACGATGTTCATCAGAAGGATATCGATATAATTACAAAAGGCACATACGGCGGCATCGGAGCGACGGTCGGATTGCGTAACGACAACATAACAATTGTCGATTTGATCGAAGGATATTCGGCGCAGCGGCAGGGGATGAGAATCGGAGACGTAATTATCAGGGTCGATTCCGTGGATGTATCGAAAGATAATTATGAAACTCTGAGCGAACTGCTCAAAGGCGAACCCGGGACTTTGGTTACGGTTACTGTAAAACGGGAAGGTTCGAGCGAACCGATAGTGTTCAATCTGGTTAGAGAAGATATCGAAATAAAAAATTTATCGTACTACGGATTTTATCCGGAAAATTCAAATAACGCTTATCTGAAATTGAGCGGTTTTTCCCGCTCAGCCGGGGAAGAGGTTAAAAAAGCCTTGATTGAACTCGGCGGGAAAAAGGAGATCAAAAGTATCGTACTCGATTTAAGAGGCAATCCGGGCGGATTGTTGAACGCCGCTATAGAAGTGGCGGAAAAGTTTTTGAAAAAAGGAGACTTGATCGTTTCGGTAGAAGGCAGAGACACGACCCAAATCAAAAAGTATTATTCGGAGGAAGAGCCGATAGCCGGGGACATTAAAATGGCTGCGCTAATCGATCAGGGGTCCGCATCGGCTTCCGAAATAGTCGCGGGCGCATTGCAGGATCACGACCGCGCCGTTTTAATCGGAGAGAATTCATTCGGTAAAGGGTTGGTTCAAACCGTCGTTCCTCTTTCATATAACACTTCTCTTAAAATTACTACGGCTCGATATTATACTCCGAGCGGACGTTCGATACAAAGAATTAATTACACCGACGAAAAAATTCTACTTGAAAACAGAAAAGAGAAAAACGGGGAAATATTTAAGACCGACAATAACAGAAAGGTTTATTCGGGCGGAGGAATAACGCCAGATTCGACAGTGGATAATACCACTAAATCCGACCTAATTCAAAATTTGTTGGCTGAAGGAATGTTCTTCCGTTTCGCGACTAATTTATTCAACAACAATATTAATACCGATTTCGAATCTTTGCCTGATAAATTCCTTATCGATAAATTCAAGGAATATTTGTTAAACAGTGATTTTAAATACGAATCGCCTTCCCTCCGTTTAATTAGAGAACTGTTGAAAAAGGCAAAGAGCGAAGGGCTTTCAGAGAATCTTATAGCGCTCTTGAAAAATGAAGAGAAGAATCAGGTTTCGGCGTTAGACGAGCAGATTGAAAAATACGGGAGCGAAATAGCCGGATTGATCAGGGAAGAGCTGCAAGCAAGAAGCAACGGAAGAGTCGCGCGTATAATCGAGTCTTTGAAGCACGATGCGCAATTCAATACGGCGCTATCCGTTCTGAATAACGAAAAATTGTATAAAAAATTGTTGAACCCTGATGTTAACTGAACTGCTTCTTATCTACTTGATTGCAATAGGCGCCGGCTTGCTGGGAGCGCTGGTGGGAATCGGGGGTGGAATAATTGTGGTCCCGGCGCTGACTTTGATTTTTAACATCCCCGTTCATTATGCGATAGCGGCAAGCCTTATATCTGTTATTGCCACCTCCGTCGCCGGGGCGAACAGATACGTCGAACAGGAAATTACTAATTTGAAACTCGGTATGTTTCTCGAAATCTTTACAACTACCGGAGCTCTTATCGGAGCATTCCTGGCGCTTATTCTACACGGATGGATATTGAGCGTAATCTTCGGCGCGCTCGTATTCGTAATGGCATTTTATTCTTTCAAAAACAGGGAAGAAAAAACAAATAATTCCGGTATTGATTACGAACCTGCTGAAAATGCTTTGTTGAATTTCGAAGATACGTTTTACGACAAAGCGGAAAAAAAGGCGGTCGAATATCGTGTGTTGCATCCGGTCAAAGGCGGATTTATTTCCATGCTTGCGGGAATCGGCTCCGGCTTGTTGGGTATTGGAGGAGGTATAATAAAAGTCTCGGTGATGAACGGATATATGAAAGTGCCGATGAAAGTTGCTGTTGCCACGAGTAAATTTATGATAGGAGTAACCGCCGCGGCTAGCGCCGTTTTGTATTTTCTAAACGGAGCGGTTAACTCGTTTATAGTGGCTCCGGTAGCTCTTGGCACAATTACCGGCGCCACTCTTGGAAGCATATTTATGAATCGAATCCCGACAAAATATATCAAAATAATCTTTATTGTCGTTGCCGGTTATCTGTCCGTTAGAATGATAATACGCGGCTTGTCAATCGGATTAAATTTAATGTGAGTCGATATGAATTTGAACAGGTATATATCGAAAGTATTATCGGCCGGGATATACATGACCGTATTTTTCTACCTTTGCGGAATTATTCTTGTGGTTGTTAACGGCAACACAAAAGACTTTTTCTCTGTCGCAGGGATTGTTTCCTTAAAGGATTTCATCTCGAGATTAATTTCTTTCGACCCGGCGCCGTTTTTCTATCTCGGCACGCTTGTACTGATAACGACTCCGATATTAAGAGTTTTTTTTCGTGTTACTACTTTTACAAAATAGGAGACAAGAAATTTTTCTTTATTACTATTGCCGTAGTTGTTATATTAGCGATGAGCATTTCCATAGGGCTGAGTTTTTCATTAAATCTCGGGTAGAAGGGGGTAGAGTTGAAGCGCTACAAAATTTTTATCGGCAAAGATCCGCAATATTCCAAATGTCCAAAATGTAATTCCCAATATACACTTCATCGCTCCAGGGCAAGAAATATGGCGGAGCAAATCGTCAAGAAAACGACATTTTATAAAATATACCGCTGCCGGGAATGCGGATGGCGCGGATATATGTCCACTATTGTTCTCGCGTCCGAATCGATTAAAGCGGTTCTTGTCTATGGAATTTTAATTCTCTTTACTGCTTATTTTGTGAGATTATTAATCGGCAGATTTATTGCGAATTAGTTCAAGCTTTTGAGGGAAAGATTAAATTCGAAGCCAGTTCATTATAAGAATTTATACGGCTTAAATCATGAATCTTAATTTTACTTCTGTTTTTAATAAGCCAATTAAGGGTAATCTTTAGTCTTTCCAAGTCTTGCTCGGTTATTTCTTTAAATAGTTCTACGGCGCCGTCGAAATAATCTTTTAAGATTTCGTCAAAATATTTATCGGATTCGGATATAAAATTCCGTATAAAAAGTTTTCCTTCGAGTAAAAGTAAATAGTCGTTTTTGTTCTCTCCGGCAATCTCAATCAAAGTCTTCGCTTTATTAACCGGTTCGCTCAATATCGAGGCTTTATGCAATTGCTTGAAAATCAAATTTATTACGTCTCTTATTTCCGCCGCTTCTTCGAATTTTTTTTCTTCGCTTAGCGCTTTCATCTTTTGCAATAACCTGTCAAGCGCAGACTGATTTTTCCCGCTCAAAAATTCGCGCGCCATTTCCAGTTCCTTATCGTATTCCTTCCGATCCTCATTGACGCAGGGAGCTGTGCAGCGTTTTATGTCGAACAAATAACATTTTTTTTTCTTCGAGAATTCTTTCTCCTCGCATTCTCGAAGTTTGTAAGTTTTGTCGATGATTTCTTTAATCAGTCGAGCGATATCGCGGTTGGGATAAGGTCCGTAATAATCATTCCCGTCGAAGTCGAATTTGGTTGTTACTTCGACGACGGGGTAATTCTCCCGCGAGGTTACTCTTATAAAATAATTGCGGGTATATTTTTTCAATAATTTATTATAAGCGGGTTTATGTTTTTTAATCAGTTCGGCTTCGGCCAATAATGCAGTAAGCTCGGAATTTGTGCCCAGAAACTCAATCTTGTCGGCTTTCGTAACAATCTTTTTTGTTTTGCGGGGAGCATTGTTTACGAAATAATTGGATAATCTTTTTTTAAGAGATTTGGCTTTCCCGATATAAACCACATCTTCTTTTTTATTTTTGAAGAAATACACGCCGGGCGTATCGGGAATTTTAACGTAGTCGTCAGCCAGACTTTTTTTTATGATTCTATAGGATTTAGAGTTTGTCAGAGTTTGAAAGCGAATAAGATCCGATACCGTTTCGACATGATGTTCGTCAATTAGAAGGTCGAACATTTTTATTAATATTTTTGCCGTGGCCATCGCGTCGCCGAGTCCGGTATGTACTTTTCTGTGGCGAATTTTCAAATGCCTGGTGAGACTTCCGAGCGCTTTGCTGGGAAGTTCGGGATAAATACGTTTTGCCAGCTGTAATGTACAAACGGCGGGATTCTCCGGCATCTCAAGTCCTGTTTTTAAGCATTCGTATTTCAAGAAGGAATAGTCGAATTTGAGATTATGCGCTACAAGAACCGAATCGCCGAAGAAATCCAATATATCATTATATACGTCTTCAAAATAGGGAGCCTGCGCCACGTCGTCGTCGGTTATGCCGGTTAATCGGGTTATAAAAGGAGGTACTTGTCTGCCCGGATTTATATACGAAGAATACGTATCGATAATTTTTTTATTCCTTATCTTTACAATTCCGATTTCGATAACTCTTTCGTTTCGCGCGGATACTCCTGTGGTTTCGAAATCGAATACGCAATATTCGGCTTTATCCAGTTTTATTTCCGTTAGTTCCATGTCCCGCAAAATAATATATTGATTATTCGTCCGTCTGTTTTATATTGTAATTTACATTACTAAAATATACGGAGAAAATTTAATTGAAAAGACTATTCAGAAGACAAACCGAAAAGGCGGGGTTGCCGCCGGGCAGTCTTGTCTATACAGGTTACAAATCCGCAGAAAAAGTAAAAATAAAACTTATTCGATACAACGAATCCGATTACAGTGAATATGATATCGAAAACGTCGGCGAGCTCGAAAGCTTTAAAAATACAGAAGGTATTAAATGGGTAAATATTACCGGATTGCATCAGGTGGATATATTCGAAAGTTTCGAAAAAATGTTCGGCATTCATCTGCTTACCCTTGAAGACGTACTTAACGTCAACCAGCGTCCGAAATTCGACGACTATGACAATTATTTATTTGTTGTATTGAGAATGCTGAGTTTTAACAAGGGAACAAATGAAATTGACAACGAGCAATTAAGTCTTATAGTTACAAAAGAATTCGTATTTACGTTTCAGGAAAAAGAAGGCGATGTGCTCGATAATCTCAGAAACAGGATTAAAAACAACAAAAACAGAATTAGGCGTCTAGGAACCGACTATCTTGCATATTCGATTATCGATACGGTTATAGACCACTATTTTTATCTGCTCGAACAGATAGGCGAAAAAATCGAGGCGCTTGAAGAAAAAATGGTCAAAGAACCCGAAGACGGCAACGTCGAAGAAATTCATAAACTTAAAACCAATTTGATACTTGTAAGAAAATCGTCGTGGCCGGTAAGAGAAATGGTCGACAATATTTTGCAGAGCGAATCAGAATTGCTGAGCGACGCCACATATAATTATTATCGGGATGTGTACGACCACGTAATCCAGATTATCGATATAATCGAAACATACAGGGAAATGGTTGCGGCGGTCATGGATATCTATTTATCGAGCTTGAGCAATCGGATGAACCAGGTAATGAAAGTTCTTACAATTATTGCAACTATTTTTATACCCCTTACTTTTATAGCAGGCATCTACGGAATGAATTTCCGTTATATGCCCGAACTTGAACACCCGTACGGTTACCCGATTGTTTTGTTTGTAATGCTTGTTATCGGATTGTTTATGCTCTATTATTTCAGAAAAAAGCGTTGGTTATGAATCCGTAATTCTTTATAATTATTGTTCCGAATTTATTTTAAATTAAAAAAGAAAGTTATGAATATTAATATATTGTTTATAGGCGACATAGTAGGACAACCCGGGCTCGATATTGTTCAGATGTGGCTGCCCGGCTTACAAAAAAAATACAGAGCCGACCTTACGATCGTAAACGGCGAAAATGCCTCCGACGGGAAAGGGTGTACCGAAAAGGAAGCAAAGGCGCTCTTTGATCTCGGCGTCGATGTAATAACCGGCGGAAATCATACGTGGGATAAACATCAATCTCAGGAATATTTGCGTAAAGATAACCGCGTCATTAGACCTCTTAACTACCCCAAAGGCACTTACGGCAACGGTTACTACATTGCCGACACCAACAAGGGAAAAGTAGCGGTAATTAATTTGCAAGGCAGAGCCTTTATGGCTCCAATCGACTGCCCTTTCAGAACGAGTGAATGGGCGCTGTCAAAACTCGAGGGGACAACAAAGGTTATAATTGTCGATTTTCATGCGGAAGCTACCGCTGAAAAACTTGCAATGGCGAATTTCCTCGACGGAAAAATCTCCGCTTTAATCGGTACTCATACTCATATTCAAACTGCAGACGAAAGAATTTTTCCTAACGGCACGGGTTATATTACGGATTGCGGAATGACGGGTCCGTACGATTCGGTAATCGGCATGAAAACCGACGCGGCGATTAACCGCTTCCTTTATCAAACTCCTCAAAAATATCAGGTGGCGAAAGATAATGTGCATTTGTGCGGATTGTTTTTGAAGGTAGACGCTGATACGGGCAAGACAATTGAAATCGAGAGAATCCTTATTCCGGAATTTAATAAAACGGTTCCTGCAAATTAAATTCTCTTTTTTCTGCGTATTATTTTTCTCTTTGGAATGAAATGAATAATTTTCGAATGAGATT comes from Melioribacter roseus P3M-2 and encodes:
- a CDS encoding BMC domain-containing protein; its protein translation is MQLALGLIETRGLVAAIEAADAMLKAANVKLLRKEKVKAGLVTVEIIGEVAAVKAAVDAGAAAAQRVGELVSVHVIPRPDEQIDILLKPDDEKTTPKPEKPIEQPVKEKSDNPDAVHKHLESLKHEAIKELENEEPEEDDFFGNGDITEVPPLEELSKLNVHKLRRLARAFPNFPIKGREISKANRETLIELFNTLRG
- a CDS encoding CdaR family protein yields the protein MKNKLLPIISVVIISIVLWGSIALSEDYICGINAPVELSDLPQQYAPFFLSGESVYVRLKGKGWELAKICMGGEHKFYVSSPQSKGRHTMNLKNEFENNPWIGSSVSVVEIIPSEIKLRIEDRVTKKAPVEKNFKISFAQGFGLASEVEFIPDSVVVSGPESILKNVESVKTDTIKFENVNESQEGEVDLLLVNGIEYSTDRCKFKFDVEKIIVLEFKDIPVKILNTPPDKELLIFPVKINVILRGGLNKLGRLSKEDIKVFADYRDALGDDEEMLVPRIIIPKYTELVGAVPSKLKYIIRER
- the tmk gene encoding dTMP kinase, coding for MFITFEGLDFCGKSTQVKLLKEYLENKNEKVLVIREPGGTDISESIRSILLDKKNIGMCDETELLLFSASRAQLVKEKILPALEKNIWVISDRFHDSTIAYQSYGRGLPGDFVEKLQSFVIGQAVPALTFFIDLPVEEVFRRMSIVKKHELDRIETSQREFYENVRKGYLQLSQKEKRFRKIDGMLTIEEIHKVIIEEIEKKIRVEA
- a CDS encoding S41 family peptidase, translated to MKTKRQLIIVLLIAFLFSGFFRSDSDIYFKINKSIDIFGRVYKELSLNYVDPIDPEKLMQSGIEGMLESLDPYTNFIDDVHQKDIDIITKGTYGGIGATVGLRNDNITIVDLIEGYSAQRQGMRIGDVIIRVDSVDVSKDNYETLSELLKGEPGTLVTVTVKREGSSEPIVFNLVREDIEIKNLSYYGFYPENSNNAYLKLSGFSRSAGEEVKKALIELGGKKEIKSIVLDLRGNPGGLLNAAIEVAEKFLKKGDLIVSVEGRDTTQIKKYYSEEEPIAGDIKMAALIDQGSASASEIVAGALQDHDRAVLIGENSFGKGLVQTVVPLSYNTSLKITTARYYTPSGRSIQRINYTDEKILLENRKEKNGEIFKTDNNRKVYSGGGITPDSTVDNTTKSDLIQNLLAEGMFFRFATNLFNNNINTDFESLPDKFLIDKFKEYLLNSDFKYESPSLRLIRELLKKAKSEGLSENLIALLKNEEKNQVSALDEQIEKYGSEIAGLIREELQARSNGRVARIIESLKHDAQFNTALSVLNNEKLYKKLLNPDVN
- a CDS encoding sulfite exporter TauE/SafE family protein; its protein translation is MLTELLLIYLIAIGAGLLGALVGIGGGIIVVPALTLIFNIPVHYAIAASLISVIATSVAGANRYVEQEITNLKLGMFLEIFTTTGALIGAFLALILHGWILSVIFGALVFVMAFYSFKNREEKTNNSGIDYEPAENALLNFEDTFYDKAEKKAVEYRVLHPVKGGFISMLAGIGSGLLGIGGGIIKVSVMNGYMKVPMKVAVATSKFMIGVTAAASAVLYFLNGAVNSFIVAPVALGTITGATLGSIFMNRIPTKYIKIIFIVVAGYLSVRMIIRGLSIGLNLM
- a CDS encoding DUF1634 domain-containing protein, whose product is MNLNRYISKVLSAGIYMTVFFYLCGIILVVVNGNTKDFFSVAGIVSLKDFISRLISFDPAPFFYLGTLVLITTPILRVFFRVTTFTK
- a CDS encoding exonuclease domain-containing protein, giving the protein MELTEIKLDKAEYCVFDFETTGVSARNERVIEIGIVKIRNKKIIDTYSSYINPGRQVPPFITRLTGITDDDVAQAPYFEDVYNDILDFFGDSVLVAHNLKFDYSFLKYECLKTGLEMPENPAVCTLQLAKRIYPELPSKALGSLTRHLKIRHRKVHTGLGDAMATAKILIKMFDLLIDEHHVETVSDLIRFQTLTNSKSYRIIKKSLADDYVKIPDTPGVYFFKNKKEDVVYIGKAKSLKKRLSNYFVNNAPRKTKKIVTKADKIEFLGTNSELTALLAEAELIKKHKPAYNKLLKKYTRNYFIRVTSRENYPVVEVTTKFDFDGNDYYGPYPNRDIARLIKEIIDKTYKLRECEEKEFSKKKKCYLFDIKRCTAPCVNEDRKEYDKELEMAREFLSGKNQSALDRLLQKMKALSEEKKFEEAAEIRDVINLIFKQLHKASILSEPVNKAKTLIEIAGENKNDYLLLLEGKLFIRNFISESDKYFDEILKDYFDGAVELFKEITEQDLERLKITLNWLIKNRSKIKIHDLSRINSYNELASNLIFPSKA
- the corA gene encoding magnesium/cobalt transporter CorA encodes the protein MKRLFRRQTEKAGLPPGSLVYTGYKSAEKVKIKLIRYNESDYSEYDIENVGELESFKNTEGIKWVNITGLHQVDIFESFEKMFGIHLLTLEDVLNVNQRPKFDDYDNYLFVVLRMLSFNKGTNEIDNEQLSLIVTKEFVFTFQEKEGDVLDNLRNRIKNNKNRIRRLGTDYLAYSIIDTVIDHYFYLLEQIGEKIEALEEKMVKEPEDGNVEEIHKLKTNLILVRKSSWPVREMVDNILQSESELLSDATYNYYRDVYDHVIQIIDIIETYREMVAAVMDIYLSSLSNRMNQVMKVLTIIATIFIPLTFIAGIYGMNFRYMPELEHPYGYPIVLFVMLVIGLFMLYYFRKKRWL
- a CDS encoding TIGR00282 family metallophosphoesterase, with the protein product MNINILFIGDIVGQPGLDIVQMWLPGLQKKYRADLTIVNGENASDGKGCTEKEAKALFDLGVDVITGGNHTWDKHQSQEYLRKDNRVIRPLNYPKGTYGNGYYIADTNKGKVAVINLQGRAFMAPIDCPFRTSEWALSKLEGTTKVIIVDFHAEATAEKLAMANFLDGKISALIGTHTHIQTADERIFPNGTGYITDCGMTGPYDSVIGMKTDAAINRFLYQTPQKYQVAKDNVHLCGLFLKVDADTGKTIEIERILIPEFNKTVPAN